From Nitratidesulfovibrio sp.:
GAAGAAAGAGGACGAGGTGCCCGCCGCGCTGGGAGTGGCCGCCGGGCTGGCTCGTGCCTGGCTGGAATTGCTGCTGGCCTGGGGGGGTGCTGGAAAAGGGCGGGCACCCCGTGACGTACAGCCTGAAACACCGCCCGCAACCCTGACGGCGTTCTGCCGCGCTTCATGGCGACAGGCATGGCGTCTGGGCATAGCGGCTGGCATGGCGTCTGGCATGGCGTCTGGGCATGGCGGATACGCGCACCGTGCCACCCTTGTTCCCGTCGCGCCCCACCGTCTCTTTCTTTCCCGCCACCTGTCCGCCGCGGCTCGCGCGGTTGTCATTCCCGGGGCATTCTGCTATGCAGACCAATCCCGCTCTTTGGGCGGGAAAATTTGCGTCGGTTGGAGGAAACGTATGACAGCAACCCCCGAAAACATGGAAAACGCCGCTCTTGAAATGGATCTGAGTTTCGAGAGCGCCCTCGAGAATTACCTCAGCTCCGATTTCGGCGACCTTGAAGAAGGGTCGATCATCAAGGGCGAGGTGGTTCGCGTGGATGAGGACAGCGTCCTCATCGACGTGAACTTCAAGTCCGAAGGGCAGATTTCCGCTTCCGAGTTCAGGGACAGCACCGGCAAGGTCAACATCGCCGTGGGCGACAAGGTGGACGTCTTCGTCGTTCGCAAGAACGAGATGGAAGGCACCATCACCCTGTCCTTCGAGAAGGCCAAGCGCATGCAGCTCTTCGACAAGCTCGAAGAGATTCAGGAAAACAACGGGGTCATCACCGGCCGCATCGTGCGTCGCATCAAGGGTGGCTACACCGTCGATCTCGGCGGCGTCGAAGCCTTCCTGCCCGGTTCGCACGTGGACCTGCGCCCCGTCCCCGACATGGACGCGCTGGTCAACCAGGAATACGAATTCCGTGTTCTCAAGATCAACCGTCGGCGCAGCAACGTCATCGTTTCCCGCCGCGTCCTGCTTGAAGAGGAACGCGATTCCAAGCGTCAGGATCTGCTGCGCACTCTCGAAGAGAACCAGATCGTCACCGGCAAGGCCAAGAACATCACCGAATACGGCGTGTTCGTGGACCTTGGCGGGCTGGACGGCCTGCTGCACATCACCGACATGTCCTGGAAGCGCATCCGTCACCCGAAGGAACTGGTCACCCTTGGCCAGGAACTGCAACTGAAGGTGCTCTCCTTCGACCGCGACAACCAGAAGGTGTCGCTGGGCATGAAGCAGCTGGTGGCCGACCCCTGGCAGGACATCACCGCCAAGTACCCCGAAGGCGCCAAGCTGCAGGGCCGCGTGACCAACCTGGTGGACTACGGCGCGTTCGTCGAGCTGGAGCCCGGCGTGGAAGGCCTGGTCCACATTTCCGAAATGTCGTGGACCCGCAAGCTGCGTCATCCGTCGCAGATGGTGCGCGTGGGCGACGAAGTGGAAGTGGTCATCCTCGGCGTCGATCAGGACAAGAAGCGCATCTCCCTCGGCATGAAGCAGGTCAAGCCGAACCCGTGGGAAGTTGTGGCCGAAAAGTACCCTGAAGGCACCGTCCTTGAAGGCGTGATCAAGAACATCACCGAATTCGGCATGTTCATCGGCATCGAGGACGGCATCGACGGCCTGATCCACGTGTCCGACATCAGCTGGACCAAGAAGATCCGCCATCCCAACGAAGTGTTCAAGACCGGTGACGTGGTGCAGGCCAAGGTGCTGACCGTCGACCAGGAGAACGAAAAGTTCACCCTCGGCATCAAGCAACTGACCGAAGACCCGTGGACCCACGTGCCTTCGCGCTACCCGGTGGGTGCGCTGATCGAAGGCACCGTGACCAACATCACCGACTTCGGCCTGTTCGTTGAAGTGGAAGAAGGCATCGAAGGCCTGGTCCACGTCTCCGAAATCAGCCAGAAGAAGATCAAGTCGCCCTCCGAGATGTTCAAGGAAGGCGTGGTCATTCAGGCCAAGGTCATCCACGTCTCCGCCGAAGAACGTCGCCTCGGGCTGTCCATCAAGCAGCTCAAGGACGAGGAAGAACGTCGCAAGCCCAAGGAATTCCGCGCCGGCCCCGCTGATACGGGCGGCCAGAACCTTGGTGACCTGCTGAAGCAGAAGCTGGAAGAGGATGCTTCCGACAGCTAGACCCTCCTTCAGCCAGCGGCATCCGTTCATCTTCGGATTCCTGCTCATTCTGGCGGCCGTTGCCCTCTTCATGGGGGCTTCGGCCGCCTTGCGCCATCTGACCGGCGGCGCGGGTCCGTTCGCGGGCCCGCGCGTCGGGGTGGTGCGGGTTGAAGGCATGATCACCGACATTTCCAAGACCACGGCGTGGATGGATACGCTGCGCGACGATCCCACGGTGCGCGGCGTGCTGCTGCGGGTGGATTCGCCGGGCGGCGGCGTTGCCGCATCGCAGGAACTGCTGGAGGCCGTGCGCCGCATGTCCAGCGTGAAGCCGGTTGTCGTGTCCATGGGTACCGTGGCCGCGTCCGGCGGGTACTACATCTCGCTGGGGGCCACGCGCGTCATCGCCAACCCCGCCACGCTCACCGGCTCCATCGGCGTGAAGATGGAACTGCCCAACGTGC
This genomic window contains:
- a CDS encoding 30S ribosomal protein S1, whose protein sequence is MTATPENMENAALEMDLSFESALENYLSSDFGDLEEGSIIKGEVVRVDEDSVLIDVNFKSEGQISASEFRDSTGKVNIAVGDKVDVFVVRKNEMEGTITLSFEKAKRMQLFDKLEEIQENNGVITGRIVRRIKGGYTVDLGGVEAFLPGSHVDLRPVPDMDALVNQEYEFRVLKINRRRSNVIVSRRVLLEEERDSKRQDLLRTLEENQIVTGKAKNITEYGVFVDLGGLDGLLHITDMSWKRIRHPKELVTLGQELQLKVLSFDRDNQKVSLGMKQLVADPWQDITAKYPEGAKLQGRVTNLVDYGAFVELEPGVEGLVHISEMSWTRKLRHPSQMVRVGDEVEVVILGVDQDKKRISLGMKQVKPNPWEVVAEKYPEGTVLEGVIKNITEFGMFIGIEDGIDGLIHVSDISWTKKIRHPNEVFKTGDVVQAKVLTVDQENEKFTLGIKQLTEDPWTHVPSRYPVGALIEGTVTNITDFGLFVEVEEGIEGLVHVSEISQKKIKSPSEMFKEGVVIQAKVIHVSAEERRLGLSIKQLKDEEERRKPKEFRAGPADTGGQNLGDLLKQKLEEDASDS
- the sppA gene encoding signal peptide peptidase SppA, translating into MLPTARPSFSQRHPFIFGFLLILAAVALFMGASAALRHLTGGAGPFAGPRVGVVRVEGMITDISKTTAWMDTLRDDPTVRGVLLRVDSPGGGVAASQELLEAVRRMSSVKPVVVSMGTVAASGGYYISLGATRVIANPATLTGSIGVKMELPNVQGLMDKLGLARQTLVSGDMKDAGSPFRAMTPQEREYLQALVMDMYDQFVTEVANSRNLPVEKVRAVADGRALTGRQAHELGLVDALGSMDVALTDLQQLCGITERPVLVEQPKPSSWLRDALETVLDLQPASRVVTPGFLYAY